The Collibacillus ludicampi region AACGACCTTCAACTCACCTCTGCGCTGCAAAGTGATATCATCCACCCAAAAGTACTCCATTGTTTGTGGCAGTTTTAAACTTATTTGCCGCATAAGAAACTTTCCATCCTCTGATGGCGCCCCTAGCAAATGAGTGGCTACATAGATAATCTGTACTGTTATTTCAGCAAATCACGATAGGCCGGCAAACCTCCCGCTCCTTCCGCTTCCATAACGGCCCGTACGACCGCTTCCGCCAGCACTTCCGCTGAAAGTGCCCCTACCAGATCAACCGGTGCTTCGATTCCACCGGTAGAGAGAGCAAAAACGGTATCCCCGTCATACATCGTGTGCACTGGATAAATAGAGCGAGCAAGTCCATCATGCGCCATTTGCGCTACTTTGTTCACTTGCGTTTTCGTAAGCGTTGCATTGCTAGCCACGACTGCGATTGTCGTATTCGTTCCTGGAATCAGAGTGAAAGACTGCTCCAACATCCAGCTTGTACTTTCTCTGATGTTTCCCTCATCATCCAATGCGCCCGCAAGAATCTTTCCTGTCGATGGATCACGAACTTCTCCAACTGCATTCACCGCTACGATCGCCCCCACGATTAACCCGTTGGGGTACTTACGTGCTGATGAACCCAGGCCGCTCTTCATCGCTCTGTGAAAACCGCCCGCTTTTCCGACTGTCGCTCCACAGCCAGCCCCAACATTCCCCAACTTAACCGCTCTCGTTGTCGCAGCCGCGGCAGCCTGATATCCCATCCGGGCATCCGGACGAACATTGGGATCACCTATCGCAAGATCGAATAAAACGGCCGCAGGAACGATGGGAACAACTTCAAATCCTACATCCAGACCATAACCCCGCTCCTCAAGATATTTCATCACACCGCTTGCTGCATCCAGTCCATAAGCACTCCCACCGCTTAAACAAATCGCATGGACGCGATCGACGAGATTTGTGGGACACAAAAGATCCGTTTCACGCGTCCCCGGAGCCGATCCCCGGACATCCACACCGCAAACCGCACCGTGTTCAGTCAGAACGACCGTACATCCTGTCAACGCCGCTTCATTTTGTGCATGTCCCACTTTAATACCGGGGACATCCACGATCGTATAGGTCATCTCCATTATAAAAATCACCCGATACTTTCAATTTTTTGCTTCCGACAGATCCTAGTCGCTTCCATGCAGAAACAACAGTGAGTGTAACGAAAATGGATACGATCACTAGCGGCAAACCGTTTGAAGACGACAACCTCACCCACCGTGAGATGTTCCAAAGTCATGAAGACTGCTCGTTTAAACAAACCACTCTCTGCTCATATAATCAAGAATACGTAAACCGTGGACTTCTTTTTTCTAAAAATGCTTGTACTCCTTCTTGATGATCCGATGTTTCAAACGACCGGAGGACGAGTTGAGTAATCTCTTCCGTATTTTCAGTCGTACCTTCCAAGACCTTGCCTACGATATACTTAGCTGCCCGAACGGAGTACTGGGCATTCTTGCAGATCATGCTCGCATAGGAATACGTTTTTTCAACGATTTCTTGGGAATTGTAGATCCGGTCGATCAAGCCAATCCGTAAAGCTTCTTCCGCGTCCAGCAAACGACCCGAGTAAAGAATATCCTTCGTTTTTGAAGGGCCGACCAAGTCTATTAAATTTTTGGTTGCCGGTAAGTTATAAACGAGACCGAGCTTCGCCGGCGTGACGGCAAATTTTCCATTTTCATCGGAAAAACGAAGATCACACGCAACCGCGAGTTCACAACCTCCGCCGACACAATATCCCTGGATAAGTGCGATAGTCGGCTTGGACAAACTCATGATCGCCTTTTCCGCGTCAAGTGTCGCTTGATTAAAATGTCTGATTTTATCTCTATCCGCGCTTAATGCTTGCAACTCGCTGATATCAGCGCCAGCAGCAAAAGCCGTTTCATTCACACCGCGAAAGATCACCGCTTTTACATTCTCGTCTTCCTCACATTGTTGCATGAGTTCAGGAATGGAAAGCCACATGTCAAGATTCAACGCATTTCGCTTCTCGGGACGATTAAAAAAAATCGTAGCGATTTCCCCGTGCTTTTGCAAATAGACGAAATCTCCAGCCATTTCTCAATTTCCCTTTCCTCTTCTCTCATGTATCACACCTCCATTATATCTTTATTTGGAATTTATTTCAGAAAAAAAATCAATCCCCCGATTTTGAATCAAGGGATTGATTTTATTCACGTATTTGTACACCGTTCATCTTCAAGCAGTGCCGCTTGATAGATCGTCTGAAAAGCAATTCCGTTTTCACGTGCTACCTTTGCAACGTCTTCATATTCCGGAGCCCGGTGAACAAGACGGCCTTCCATTAACGCTTGCTTAACCCTGACGGGCCCGTATGGAGTCTCAATTGTATGAAATGCCCGTTCTAATATACGGCGAGTCCATCGGCTTCTACGAATCCCAAGAGTTGTCGTTTCCAAAAGTAAGACATCTTCACATCGTTCAGCCGCTTCTGGGGAAACGAGCACCGTTATCAGAGTCCCCGGGCGGTTTTTCTTCATATATACCGGCGTGTAGAAGACGTCGAGCGCCCCCGCCTCAAAAAGCCTTTCCATCGTATACCCGAGCGATTCTCCCGTCATATCGTCAAGCTGAGTTTCGAGAACGAAAATCTGTTCACTGTGTTCGCCCGTTCCGATCTGATCCGTTCCTTCAGTCATGTCTTTCGCCTTTTTTACCAAAAATGCTCGCAGTACGTTCGGATGATTGAAGTCCTTCTCACCGGCTCCGTATCCAATGCGTTCGATTGTCATCGAGGCGAGAGGACCAAACGCTTTGACCAACGCTTTTAAAAATCCGGCACCCGTCGGGGTCGTTAACTCTCCTTGAACATGTAGGTCGGTCAACGGGATCCCTACTAAGAGTTCCGCCGTTGCTGGTGCAGGAATCGGATACAAACCGTGTGCCATAGGGGCAAACCCATATCCGGCAGACACCGGTGACGAGTAGATCTCATCGATGTTAAGACTCTCCAACGCAAGACATACACCGACAATATCGATGATGGAGTCCATGGCTCCCACTTCATGGAAATGTACGTCTCGCACATCGATCCCGTGGATCTTCGCTTCCGCTTCAGCAATTGCCTGAAAAACTGCAATGCTTCGCTGTTTCACTCGCGGAGGAAGATCACTTTCCCTGATCATCGCGAGAATGTCGGCCGCCCTTCGATGCTCATGATGATGCTCATGATGATGCTCATGATGATGCTCATGATGATGCTCATGATGATGCTCATGATGATGCTCATGATGATGCTCATGTTGGTGTTCATGTTGGTGTTCATGTTGGTGTTCATGTTGGTGCTCATACGCCCCGAATTGCAGTTGCAATTTTTTTGCAGTGATTCCCTGTTTGACGACAGTATGTACTCGCATAGAAAACGGATCGATAGGCAGGCACTTTAAATGATTCTCGATGTAATCGAGATCCGCCCCAAGGTCGATGAGGGCTGCCAGCGTCATGTCCCCGGAGATTCCGAAGTGACAATCCAAGTACAATGTATTCATTCTATCCTCGCCTCCATTACCAGTTGCTGAATCATCGCGGTCCAGCACAGAAGGGGGTCAAATCCCCTTCCCCATCCGGTTCGTCAACCGTCCCAATCGATCGATCTCAACCGTGACTTCATCGCCATCCTTCAGCCATACTTGTCGTTCTTCTGGGAAGCCCAAAATGACACCTTCGGGCGTTCCCGTTAAGATGATGTCTCCCGGAAGCAGTGTCACATACCGCGAAATATAGCTGATGATTTCATCACAATGAAAAATCATATCGGACGTGTTCGAATTTTGTCGTAGCTCACCGTTAACATAACATCGGATCCCAAGTGCATTCGGATTCCCAACTTCATCGGAGGTTACCAGATAAGGTCCGATCGGGCAGAAATTATCAATGCTTTTTCCAAGAAGCCATTGGCTTGTACGAAATTGCAAATCGCGCGCAGAGAGGTCATTCGCATTGCAGTAACCAAACACATAATCGAGTGCGTCATCTTTGGCGACCCGTTTCGCTTTTTTCCCGATGACTATTGCCAGTTCGGCTTCATAATCAAATTGTTCCGCATCAGAAGGAAGATCGATCATGTCTCCGTGTGCGGCAATCGCATTGGCGAACTTGTTAAACAGCACAGGGTGCTCTGGGATGGGCATATTGGTTTCTTCCGCATGTTTGCGGTAATTCAAACCTATACAAATGATCTTACCGGGATTCGGCACACATGGTCCAAGTTTCAATTCATTCTCATCAACAAAGATGTCATCATTTCCATCTATTTGCGCTTGTTGAACAAAAGCGGCAAATGCTTCGCGCGCTCCATCCTCACCTTCAAGCACCTGTTCAAGCGTTTGCGGAAGATTCTCATTCGCGTGAAGGGAACGTATCGCATTTGCTACATGCAAAATGCCACGATCCGTCTTGACGCCCAGTTGCAGACCGCTTTCTGAATGAAATGTCAATAATTTCACTTTATTCTCCCCTTTATGTACTCAGGTCGTTTTGCTCATATGAGAGACGCAGATAATCCCAATCCCTCTTTCTTCATCGATTTCGTGAAGTCTGCCTATTTCCGAAATGCATGCATCTAACCACTCATCGATGTTTCCGTAATGATCAAGAACTTTCTTTTTTCTTAATCTTTCACACTTCATACTATTGTTACGTTCGTAGTGAGAGAAGCAACAAATGTTCTAAATTATAAAATTCAGTTTTCATTTCTTTAATATAACATAGTTGATTTTGACGAACAACGATAGTTTGGAATTTTCAAATATATAACCAGAATCTAAGAAATGTTATACTAACATATGAACATAGATTACGTTCAATCGATGATTTGCAACATTGACACTGATGGAGGAATTTTCATGAAAAATCGCGTCTGTGAACTGTTGGGCATCAAATACCCGATCATTCAAGGGGGATTGGCCTATGTAGGGAACGGGGCACTGGCAGCCGCCGTATCTAACGGCGGAGGATTGGGACAAATCGGAACTGCCGGACGGTCGATCGATAACTTAAAAAAGCAGATACGAATCGCTTGTGAAAGTACGGATAAACCACTCGGGATCAATTTGCCGATCAGCGAACACTCGGATATGAATCCTGTCGTGGAGACGATTTTGCAAAACAAAGAGCGTTTCAAAGCGATCAGTATCTCCGCCGGCAACCCGAAACCGTACATTCCGATTTTTAAAGAAGCAGGATTGAAAGTCATGGTGCTGACAGGGTCTGTCAAGCACGCGTTAAAAGCCCAAGAATCAGGAGCCGACATCATCATCTGTGAAGGATTCGAGGCTGGGGGACATAATAGCCCGCTTGAACTTACATTGTTCAGTATGATCCCGCAAATCTCCCGCGCCGTGCAAATCCCTGTCGTTGCCGCAGGCGGCATCGTGAACGGTCAAGGCATCGTTGCAGCTTTCGCGCTGGGAGCGGAAGGCGTGCAATTAGGTACACGCTTTGTTGCCACAAAAGAATGTGAGGCCCATGAGAATTACAAGAATTTGCTGGTTCATGCTGGCGATGATGCCACAGTCGTGATGGAGCGGAGTATCGGCAGAGCCACCCGTGTATTGAAATCACCTTTTGCAGAACAAATCCTCGAATTTGAAAAAACACAACCGACCGTGGAGGAACTCCTCCCGTATATCCGGGGCGTTAATAACAGAATCGCTGCAATTGAAGGACGAGTGGATGAAGGATGGATGAACTGCGGACAAGCAGTCGGGCTTATTGAATCCATCGAGAGCGCAAGCGATGTTGTCAGAAAACTCGCACACGAAGCAAGAGAAGTCTCAGTATCCCTCGGGTTCATGCAAACGGTTTTCGCCGATAACGTCGCAGAAAATGTTTGAGTGCGTGTGAATCACACCCTTATGTGTATTCAAAAAGACAGCTCCTGCCATATACGTTGGCAGGAGCCTGGCAAAAGCCGTATGCTTTTGTATCGAGTATATTCGTGATGCCGCTCAAAATTATGCCATCGGCACCTTTAACTGACTGGAGCTCAAGCCGTGAGCTTCCGCAACAGCCGGATACACAATTTCACCATTATAAACGTTCACGCCTTTTTGCAAAGCTTTGTTTTTCTCTATCGCTTTCTCCAGTCCGTTCTCTGCGATTAATTCGATATAAGGCAGGGTTACGTTCGTTAAAGCTAATGTCGATGTACGCGCGACCGCTCCTGGAATATTGGCGACCGCATAATGAACAACTCCGTGCTTTTCGTATGTCGGCTTCTCGTGTGTGGTCACACGATCAATCGTTTCCACAGATCCCCCCTGATCAATAGCAACATCAACAATCACGGAACCTTTTTTCATACTTTTTACCATTTCCTCGGTTACCAGTTTCGGTGCCTTTGCCCCGTGAATCAAAACGGCACCGATCACCAAATCCGCTTTTGCAACGGCCTCAGCAATGGAAAACGGTGTTGACATGACCGTTTCTAGATTCGCGCCACGAAATGACGAAGTAAACCAGCGGAGTCTTTCTGCATTGATATCGAGAATGGTGACATGCGCACCGAGGCCCAAAGCGATTTGAACCGCGTTTGCTCCAACCGTCCCGCCACCGATGACCACAACTTTACCCGGTGAAACTCCTGGTACCCCTCCGAGTAAAACTCCCCGACCGCCATGGGCGTTTTCCAAAAAGTGCGCGCCGATTTGCGGAGCCATGCGACCGGCAACTTCGCTCATCGGTTCCAGTAACGGCAGAGAACCGTTGGGAAGTTCTACTGTTTCATAGCCGACTGCTTTTACACCGGATTTCATCAATGCTTCGGTTAGCGGCTGATCAGCTGCAAGATGAAGGTAAGTGAACAGAATTTGATCTTTTTTAAACATCATATATTCCGACTGTAAAGGTTCCTTAACTTTCACTATCATGTCCGCAAATTCATACACCGTTTTCGCATCCATTGCGATTTCCGCGCCAACCGCCACATATTGCTCATCTTCGAACCCGCTTCCAACGCCTGCTCCTTGTTCTACCATGACTTGGTGACCTTTTTTGATCAGATGTTCTACCCCTCTAGGGGTCATTGCCACACGATTTTCATACGCTTTGATTTCCTTTGGAATCCCGATTTTCATAAAAAAGTTTCAGCCCCCATCCCTTTTGATTTCTTACCTATTTTTCGCTTTTTCGAGACCTGGTATTCCGGACTTTTGATTCGCTTGAAATCCTAACATGAGACGGTTATGTTATCGCAAGGGAGGGAGGTCGAGCTTTCTCTCCTCAAACAATTCTTTCAGCATGTGCTTGAGAAAGCCGGCCGCTTGACCAAACGTAATTTTGGCCGGCATTGGTGCCTCATTGGCATCTACTTCCACATCAATGATGCAGGGTTTCTTTTGTGAGACGGCGTCTTCAAATGCTGGCTGCAGTTCCTCCGGTCGTTCCACTCGATATCCGATGCCACCACAGGCTTCCGCGTATTTTGCAAAGTTTGGATTCGTCAAGTCTGTACCAAATTCGACGTTCCCCATGACCTCTTGTTCGAATTTGATCATCGCAATTTTATGGTTATTGAGAACGACAACCACGATCGGCAATCGATATTTGACGGCCGTAACAAAATCGTTCATCGTCATCCCGAATCCGCCATCGCCGCAGACTGCAAACACCTGTTTATCGGGAAACGCGATTTTACCGGCAATTGCACCTGGCAATCCGCAACCGAGTGTCGCCAACCAACTGGATATAACAAATTGTTGGTTTCTCATTCGAAAATGGCGAGCCATCCAAACGGTGACATTTCCCACATCGACTGACAGAATCGCATCGTCCTTCGCAACCTTCTGCAACGCATGAATCACCCGCTGCGGTTTGATGGGAACTGAAAGATCTTTCTCCTGTCGATCAAGTGTCTCCCACCATTCCTTCATTAATTTTTGATGGTGTTCCAAGAATGTACGATCATGACGTTTGTCTAGTTGCTGCGTTAACCATTTCAGGGTTCTGTTCGCATCGCCGGCAAGACCTACATCAACTGGGTATCGTTTACCAATCTGTACTGGATCCGTATCGATTTGAATCGTTTTCGCACGTTCGGGCAAAAAAGCGGTAAACGGATAAGAGGTACCGACCATGATCAATGTGTCTGCATTTCTCATCGCTTCATATGCCGGCTTCGTGCCGATGAGACCTAACCCTCCGATACAATACGGATGCTCATCCGGAATGACGCCTTTCGCTGGAAGTGTCAAGACGATCGGAGCCGCGATATGATCGGCAAATTCGATCAAAGAATCTCTCGCCCCCTTAGCCCCCTTTCCGGTGAGAATGACCGGTCTTTCGGCTTGACGTAAGACAATTTTCGCTTTTTCCAAATCAAATTCCCTAGGAAACAATTCAGGCATCGTAAAAAAAGAGCTGGTAAAACGGGCTTCCGCTCCCACCTCAAATCGAGGAATCTCGTCCGGAAACGGTAATACCGCCACCCCCCGTTTCGTATAAGCCATCCGGATCGCCTGATTGACGACAGCCGGCAGTTGTTCTGCAGACATGATCCGTTGATTGTAAACGGCTACGTCATCAAACATCCTCTCCAAATTGACTTCCTGAAAAAAATCTGTCCCTAATAAGTCAGATTCAACCTGCCCTGTAATCGCTAAAACAGGAACCCGATCCAGTTTTGCATCATACAAACCATTGAGCAAATGAACCGCACCAGGCCCGGCGATCGCCATGCAAACACCGATTTTCCCGGTCAATTTGGCATACGAAGCAGCTGCTAAAGCACCCGCTTCCTCATGACGAACCTGGATGAATTTGATTTTGTCCTGCGCCTTCCTGAGCGGTTCGATGATGGAATTGATCGAATCCCCGGGCATTCCATAAATGTGATCAACGCCCCATTCAATTAACAAATCGATGAGTACTTCCCCCGCAGTTTTCCGAAACACCCCATTCTCCTCCTTTTTCATCAGCTAACAATATTTTGTACAAGCGAGGGAAAAGGATACAAAGTAAGACCCGTTCATTGGTTAAACTAAGCTGTATGAATCTTATCCGCCTGAGGTGAACAATGAAACCGATCATACCCATGGAGCCTGTGAGCAGCGAAATCATCCCCAATGGGGAAAACTGGATAGCACAAATAAAATGGGATGGTGTCCGCGTGTTAACCTATTTCGATGGTCGTGAAGTCCGCCTGTATAACCGGAAATTGAATGAGCGAACCATGCATTTTCCGGAAATCTTAGATGTTCGATCATACTGTCAAGCTGATTCCGTCATCTTGGATGGCGAAATCATCGCACTTGGATCGGACGGTAAGCCCTCCTTCCATGAAGTGATGCGAAGGGACGGCATTCGCCAGCTGGAAAAAGTGAAACGCATGCAAAAAGTCGTGCCTGTGACTTACATGATCTTCGATATCATTTATAAGGACGGTGATTGGTTAAACCGTCTGCCTTTGCATGAAAGGAGCGAAATCCTGTCGAAGATCATTCGCTCTCATCCTCATGTGCAATTGGTTTCGTCTCATGATCATGGGAAAGAACTGTTCGACGTGATGCGGCAACACGGAATGGAAGGAATCGTAGCTAAGAGAGCGGATTCTCCCTATGTAATCGGAGAGAAGAAAGATCTTTGGCTGAAGATCAAAAATTATCGGGATCTCCATGCGGTTATCGGCGGCTTCACGTTAAGCGGCGGAGTTGTCAATTCCGTTTTGTTAGGACTCTACGACGATGAAGAAAACCTCTGGTACATCGGCCACACGGGAACCGGGAAGATATCTCGCGAGGAATGGAGAGCTCTGACTGAAATCTTAAAACCGCTCGTCGTCAAAGAACGCCCTTTTGTCAACAAACCGGAAAGATATTCGGATGCATTCTGGGTTCAACCGGTTATTACAGTGAAAATAAAATATTCGGAATGGAAGGAAGGTCGTTCCCTACGTCAACCTTCCATCCAAGGGTTTATCGAAGTACCTGTGCGGGAATGTAAAATAAGGGGACAATTAAAATAAGATGTATTTATGTATTCGCTCGCCTTCTCCTGCGGCGCGGTTGCTTCCCTTCTTGTTCATCGCCGACCGCTTTTTGCCATTGGGATTGATCTTCAGGCTTACGTCCGCGCGTTTGTTGCAAACTTTCTTGCAACACTTTCATCAGATCGACCACGCGCCCCTGTGCGGGTTCCGGAGTCACTTCGATTTCTTGTCCTTGCACCTTCGCTTCGAGAAGGCGATTACGATAATCATCCGTATACTTTGTCGGATCGAAAGGAACGGATAATTGTTCGATCAATTGAGTCGCCATTTGCATCTCTTTTTCTTCAATCGAAACTTCAGGTAGTTGCGGAAGCAAAGCGGTAGACCGCACTTCATCCGGATAGAAAATCGATTCCAGAACCAATACGTTTTCATAACAGCGAATCACACAGAGATTCTGCTTGGTTCTCAGTGTCATGCGGGCGACCGCTATTTTGCCCGTTTCCCGCATCGCATTCCGCAGAAGCGAGTAAGCTTTATTGCCCGTTTCATCGGATACCAGATAATAACTTTTGTCAAAAAAAATAGGATCGATTTCTTTCAGATCAACAAATTCAACGATATTGATCGTTTTCTCCTTTCCGGGCGCCAATTCCTTCAGCTCTTCTTCTTCAAAAAGTATATACTGCCCAGGCTGATATTCATAACCTTTCACGATCTCATCCCATTCGACTTCTCGGTTACAATTTGGACACATGCGGACATATTTGATCGGTGTATGGCATTCTTTATGAAGATAACGGAAAGTCACATCTTTGTTCTCGGTAGCCGCATACATCTTAATCGGTACATTCACTAACCCAAAAGAGATCGATCCTTTCCACATCGTATGCATGAAAGATCCCCCGTTCTCATCAAGTAGTTTTGTACGTTTATCTTGCGCGAGAACGAGAAAAATAATAACAGGCCACTCCCAACCGATGGTGGGTGGCCTGTCTGTTAATCCACATAATACGCGAGTGATTGTAATTCAGTTGTCAAATCCGCGTTCCGTAGATGGACGTGTGAAGGTACCTTTAACGTTGCGGGAGCAAAGTTTAAGATCGCAGTAACTCCTGCAGCGATCAATTGATCGACGACTTTCTGCGCTTCGGTAGCAGGTACCGTAATAATTCCCATTTTTATATCTTTCTCTTTGACAGTCTCCTGTAACTCGGAGACCGGTTGTACTTTCAGATGACCAACCGACATCCCCCATTTGTTTGGATCCGCGTCGAAGATGGCGGCAATCGACAGCTTTTCACGGGTGAATCGGTTATAGTTTGACAATGCAATCCCAAGATGGCCCGCCCCGACGAGGCCGACATTTATATGCCGGTTAATCTTTAAAATCTCTTTGATTTTCGATATTAAATAGGATACTTCATAACCAATCCCTTTCCTCCCAAACTCGCCGAAATAAGCCAAGTCTTTGCGAATTTGGGCCGGGTTCATATCTAACTTTTGCCCTAGTTCATGAGAGGAAACTTTTTTAATATTCATATCTTGCAAATGTTGTAAGTAACGTAAATAAATAGGTAATCTACCAACGACAGCTTCAGAGATCTTGATTTTTTTTTGTTGCAGATGATTCCCCCCCTTTTTTATTATTTTATATATTTCTTTATAACAAAGGTAATTCCTGTTGATCTGTAATTAATGTTCGTGAGACTCGACCTCTTTTTTCTTCAACCAATTGTAAATCACTTTCCAGATTTCGCGCTCTGTCCCTTGATAAAACCAAGGCCCCGGAAGCGAACGGATAAAATGCCTGCCATATCTAGCATCAATGATGCGCCGATCATAGACGACGATCGCCCCGACATCTCGTTTGGAGCGAATGAGTCGGCCAAACCCTTGTTTGAATCGAACGATCGCCTGAGGAACCGAATAGCTCATAAATGCGTTCTTTCCCGCCGCTTCCAGCGCTTCCGTACGTGCGGCGACTACAGGGTGGTTCGGGGGCCAGAAAGGCAAACGCACGATGACCAAACAAGACAAATCTTCACCTGGAATATCCACCCCTTCCCAAAAGGAGTTTGCACCAAAGAGAACTGCGCGAGGATGCCTTTGGAATTCGGCCACTAAGCGATGTCTGGAAGAACTGTCGATTCCGTGCGCGTATAACTGAATCCCGTGTTCCGCAAGCTTCGGCTTGACCAACAAATACGTATCGCGTAACATGCGGTGCGATGTAAACAATACCAGCATCCTTCCCTGCGAGATCCTGGCGAGCGCAGTGATCGACTCGCTCAAAGAGGCGACAAACGATTCTTCCGGAACGTCGCGTACTGGCATCACATCGGACGGAACACACAACAATGCCTGTTTTTTATAATCAAACGGCGATTCCAGAGCAAGTGTCAAGAGCCTGCCATTCTCCTCACTCGCCGTTAAACCCAAACGATCCGCCACATACTTGAAAGTCTGATTCACTGTCAGCGTGGCGGATGTCAGAACCACCGACTCTTTTTTATTATAAAGAAACTCGTGTAACAGAGGCCCTACATGAATCGGCGCCGTATAGAGATAAGCGAC contains the following coding sequences:
- a CDS encoding P1 family peptidase, with translation MTYTIVDVPGIKVGHAQNEAALTGCTVVLTEHGAVCGVDVRGSAPGTRETDLLCPTNLVDRVHAICLSGGSAYGLDAASGVMKYLEERGYGLDVGFEVVPIVPAAVLFDLAIGDPNVRPDARMGYQAAAAATTRAVKLGNVGAGCGATVGKAGGFHRAMKSGLGSSARKYPNGLIVGAIVAVNAVGEVRDPSTGKILAGALDDEGNIRESTSWMLEQSFTLIPGTNTTIAVVASNATLTKTQVNKVAQMAHDGLARSIYPVHTMYDGDTVFALSTGGIEAPVDLVGALSAEVLAEAVVRAVMEAEGAGGLPAYRDLLK
- a CDS encoding enoyl-CoA hydratase-related protein, which translates into the protein MAGDFVYLQKHGEIATIFFNRPEKRNALNLDMWLSIPELMQQCEEDENVKAVIFRGVNETAFAAGADISELQALSADRDKIRHFNQATLDAEKAIMSLSKPTIALIQGYCVGGGCELAVACDLRFSDENGKFAVTPAKLGLVYNLPATKNLIDLVGPSKTKDILYSGRLLDAEEALRIGLIDRIYNSQEIVEKTYSYASMICKNAQYSVRAAKYIVGKVLEGTTENTEEITQLVLRSFETSDHQEGVQAFLEKRSPRFTYS
- the larC gene encoding nickel pincer cofactor biosynthesis protein LarC, giving the protein MNTLYLDCHFGISGDMTLAALIDLGADLDYIENHLKCLPIDPFSMRVHTVVKQGITAKKLQLQFGAYEHQHEHQHEHQHEHQHEHHHEHHHEHHHEHHHEHHHEHHHEHHHEHRRAADILAMIRESDLPPRVKQRSIAVFQAIAEAEAKIHGIDVRDVHFHEVGAMDSIIDIVGVCLALESLNIDEIYSSPVSAGYGFAPMAHGLYPIPAPATAELLVGIPLTDLHVQGELTTPTGAGFLKALVKAFGPLASMTIERIGYGAGEKDFNHPNVLRAFLVKKAKDMTEGTDQIGTGEHSEQIFVLETQLDDMTGESLGYTMERLFEAGALDVFYTPVYMKKNRPGTLITVLVSPEAAERCEDVLLLETTTLGIRRSRWTRRILERAFHTIETPYGPVRVKQALMEGRLVHRAPEYEDVAKVARENGIAFQTIYQAALLEDERCTNT
- a CDS encoding fumarylacetoacetate hydrolase family protein is translated as MKLLTFHSESGLQLGVKTDRGILHVANAIRSLHANENLPQTLEQVLEGEDGAREAFAAFVQQAQIDGNDDIFVDENELKLGPCVPNPGKIICIGLNYRKHAEETNMPIPEHPVLFNKFANAIAAHGDMIDLPSDAEQFDYEAELAIVIGKKAKRVAKDDALDYVFGYCNANDLSARDLQFRTSQWLLGKSIDNFCPIGPYLVTSDEVGNPNALGIRCYVNGELRQNSNTSDMIFHCDEIISYISRYVTLLPGDIILTGTPEGVILGFPEERQVWLKDGDEVTVEIDRLGRLTNRMGKGI
- a CDS encoding NAD(P)H-dependent flavin oxidoreductase, which translates into the protein MKNRVCELLGIKYPIIQGGLAYVGNGALAAAVSNGGGLGQIGTAGRSIDNLKKQIRIACESTDKPLGINLPISEHSDMNPVVETILQNKERFKAISISAGNPKPYIPIFKEAGLKVMVLTGSVKHALKAQESGADIIICEGFEAGGHNSPLELTLFSMIPQISRAVQIPVVAAGGIVNGQGIVAAFALGAEGVQLGTRFVATKECEAHENYKNLLVHAGDDATVVMERSIGRATRVLKSPFAEQILEFEKTQPTVEELLPYIRGVNNRIAAIEGRVDEGWMNCGQAVGLIESIESASDVVRKLAHEAREVSVSLGFMQTVFADNVAENV
- the ald gene encoding alanine dehydrogenase; this encodes MKIGIPKEIKAYENRVAMTPRGVEHLIKKGHQVMVEQGAGVGSGFEDEQYVAVGAEIAMDAKTVYEFADMIVKVKEPLQSEYMMFKKDQILFTYLHLAADQPLTEALMKSGVKAVGYETVELPNGSLPLLEPMSEVAGRMAPQIGAHFLENAHGGRGVLLGGVPGVSPGKVVVIGGGTVGANAVQIALGLGAHVTILDINAERLRWFTSSFRGANLETVMSTPFSIAEAVAKADLVIGAVLIHGAKAPKLVTEEMVKSMKKGSVIVDVAIDQGGSVETIDRVTTHEKPTYEKHGVVHYAVANIPGAVARTSTLALTNVTLPYIELIAENGLEKAIEKNKALQKGVNVYNGEIVYPAVAEAHGLSSSQLKVPMA
- a CDS encoding pyruvate oxidase, with product MFRKTAGEVLIDLLIEWGVDHIYGMPGDSINSIIEPLRKAQDKIKFIQVRHEEAGALAAASYAKLTGKIGVCMAIAGPGAVHLLNGLYDAKLDRVPVLAITGQVESDLLGTDFFQEVNLERMFDDVAVYNQRIMSAEQLPAVVNQAIRMAYTKRGVAVLPFPDEIPRFEVGAEARFTSSFFTMPELFPREFDLEKAKIVLRQAERPVILTGKGAKGARDSLIEFADHIAAPIVLTLPAKGVIPDEHPYCIGGLGLIGTKPAYEAMRNADTLIMVGTSYPFTAFLPERAKTIQIDTDPVQIGKRYPVDVGLAGDANRTLKWLTQQLDKRHDRTFLEHHQKLMKEWWETLDRQEKDLSVPIKPQRVIHALQKVAKDDAILSVDVGNVTVWMARHFRMRNQQFVISSWLATLGCGLPGAIAGKIAFPDKQVFAVCGDGGFGMTMNDFVTAVKYRLPIVVVVLNNHKIAMIKFEQEVMGNVEFGTDLTNPNFAKYAEACGGIGYRVERPEELQPAFEDAVSQKKPCIIDVEVDANEAPMPAKITFGQAAGFLKHMLKELFEERKLDLPPLR
- the ligD gene encoding non-homologous end-joining DNA ligase; translated protein: MKPIIPMEPVSSEIIPNGENWIAQIKWDGVRVLTYFDGREVRLYNRKLNERTMHFPEILDVRSYCQADSVILDGEIIALGSDGKPSFHEVMRRDGIRQLEKVKRMQKVVPVTYMIFDIIYKDGDWLNRLPLHERSEILSKIIRSHPHVQLVSSHDHGKELFDVMRQHGMEGIVAKRADSPYVIGEKKDLWLKIKNYRDLHAVIGGFTLSGGVVNSVLLGLYDDEENLWYIGHTGTGKISREEWRALTEILKPLVVKERPFVNKPERYSDAFWVQPVITVKIKYSEWKEGRSLRQPSIQGFIEVPVRECKIRGQLK